The sequence AGTCAGTTTATATTTTCCGGTAAGGTCGATATTGAAAACTTGCGATTGAAATTGAATTTGATTTTTTTCATCATTCGAAATCGCATCCAAAGTAACATTTGTTAAAGGATAAAGCCCTGTTTTATATGCTAAAGCAAAATCGTGTAAGCTTAAATTCCCGTTTAATTCGTTAGGATTTAGATTCGAAAAATCAGCAGAAATTTTACCAGCTAATGCAAAAGTTTCATCAAAGAAACCTGTTCTGTATAAATCGATTTTAGTTACATCACCTTTTAAATTTAAACTTGGAGCTTTTTCTGAATAATGTCCAATTGCGCTAATATCAAAAATAATGTTTTCATCATTCATTGTTGTTGAAACATCAAAAGCACCTTGTTCAATTTTTCCGTTTAATTTAAAATCTTTGTACGTATATGAATTAAATTTAGCCGAAGAAACATGTGCAGCAATAACTGCATCGGCTTTTTCTAAATCAAAACTTTTACCAGATAATTTCATCGTTGCAGAAATTTTACCTAGTAAATCGTTTTTAATTAATTTCCCGACATTAAAATCAGAAACTTTAGCATCTAAAACATAAGTTTCGGCATTCTTTTTCTGTTGATTTAAAACAGCTTTTAAGTCAATATTTCCGAAAGTAGAATGTAATTTTAAATCTGCCAGAAAGTTATTTAAACTTCCTTTTGCATTTCCTTTTAAATCTAGCTGATTTGGTAATTGAATCGTATTTGGAATTGTTCCTTTTGGCACTAATTTATTTAAATCTGAAGCTGAAATAACAAATTCATTCAAACGCAAATCAACCCATAAATTCGAAAGTTCCATCGCATTTTTAATATTACCGCTTGCGTTAACTTTTACATTTCCTAAACCAGAAACCAAGAGTTTTTGAATCTGTAAATCGTTTACTTTTCCGTTTAATTTAGAATCAACATTTAAAATTGCGTTCGCGTATTCGTTGAACGGCGGTGTGTTTTTTAACGTAGGAACTAAAAGCAAAATATCAGAAAAAGCAATTTTAGCATTTGGAAGATTTGCATAAATTTTTACATTTTCGATGTTTTGAGTTAAATCATCTTGAGAATTGTATTCTAAAACAACTTCATCTCGAATAATCGATTTCGGTGTTTTTAAAATCATTTCTTTTAAATAAGCAGTTTTCTCAGCATATTTAAATTCTGTAGAAAATTCGTTGACTTGAAAACCGCTTTTTTCATGTAAAAAAACTTTATCAATTTTGCCATAAATCGCTGAATTATTAAAAACAAAATCACTTAATTCAAAATCTATTTTACTGAATTTCAAATGATTAAAATCAACACCTTGATTTGTTTCTTTAACTGAATTTTCGTTATAATTTACAGCTACATTATTCAATTTTAATTGATTTAACATAAAACTCAAATCACTTGAATCAGTCTTTTTAACCTCATTTACAACAGTTGTTTTTGGTTGGCTAAACATTGAAAAATCAATAGTTGCATTAGATAAATTTACTTTATCAACTTCAAATGCGTTTTTAATTAAATCAATTTTTTTGATATTGGTATTTAAATCTTCAAAAATAACATGTGCATTCATTTTAGAATTTTCGTCTAAATATGAAACATCGAAATTTTTAAGTTGAATATTACCTAATTGAATTTTTAATGGTTTTGAGTCTGAAACAGAATCAGCTTGAACTTCGCTAGTAGCTACAATTTTATCAACTACTTTTTGGTCCAATTTAAATTTAAATCCGTCAATTAAAATTGAATTAATTGCATAATTATTTTCAATTAAATCAAATGTTTCGACTTTTGTTTGAAAATGATTTAATCGAATTTTAAAGAAATTTTTAGAAATATCGTCATTGAAATTTACATCAATGTTTTTTAAATCAATTTTATTTAATGAAATGATAAATGGTTTTGAATCTTTATCTTCATCATTTTCTGTTGCAAAAGCATCTAAAATAAAATCAAAATTAAATTTTCCCTCTGCATCACGATTAATAGTTGCATTTACACCATCTAAATTAATGCTCGAAATGTTTGCTTGCGATTTTATTAAATCAGGTAAATAAATTCCAACATTTAATTGATTGACAAACAAAAGTGTGTCAACATCTTTACCTTTTAGATAGAAATTTTGAAGAACAATATCGTTGGGAAAATCAACATAAATTTTTTCTAGAGAAACTTCGGTATCAAGTTTACCTTCTAAATAATTGATTGCTTTGTCTTTAACAAAATTCTGAACTGCAGGAATTTGTAAACTGAGAATTAATCCGACGATTAACATCAGAAATATAAAAAAACATTTTAATATTGTTTTTATGATTTTTTTGAGTCTTTCTTGCAAAACATTTCAGCTTATAGAACAAATATAAGGAAAGTAATTGATGAATTTTTTAAAAGTGTTAAATAAGAAATAAAAAAGCTTGGCAGAAAATCTAACAAGCTTTTATAATGATATTAACTTAATAATTAAATTAAAGTTGTCTCGCCACCAATACAAACAACAAATATTTTATCAAATGCAAAAATCATTTTAAAAAAAACTTGGTGTAGAGATTTTTATTATTTCACTAAGTGTTTTCTTTGGTAGTACAAAAGTAAAAATTCAAATTAAAAAATCACAACTAAATTGGTGAATGCCCCTTTTTTTTGAGTGAATGAATTTTCTACAAGTTAATAAACAAAATTACAATTGTTCCGTTTTCTGAACTTGATATAGATATTTGTTCATTTAAATTCATTTTTGTCAGGTCAAGCCTACGTTTAACAATCGAAATTCCTTTTGAAGTATGTATTTGATTCTTTTTTTCTTTATAACCAACACCGTTATCTTCAATGGTTATTTTAATTTGATTTTCAATTTTAACCATTCTGATGAAAATTTTAGGTTGGACAACATTTGGAGGAAACGCATGCACAATTGAATTTTCTATAAAAGGTTGCAATAACAAAGGTTCAATCTGAATCAAGTTAAGATTGATTTCAGAATCTATATCCAGAATAAATTTAATTTCATTTTCAACACGAATATTTTCAATTTCGATATATTGAGCTAAATAATCGATTTCTTGTTTTAAAGTAACGGTTTTACGGTCAGAAAAATCCAAAGTTGTTCGAATTAAACTAGAAAAACGTTCTAAAAAATACAATGCATTATCCATATCGTTACTGATTATATAATATTGAATGGAACTCAAAACGTTAAACAAAAAGTGCGAATTCATCTGACTTTTTAATGCTTGAAGTTTAACTTCTGCCAATTGTTTATCAAACAAAAGTTCTTTCTTTTCTTTTTCTGTTTTTAATGCAATTAATGCTGTTTCTTTTTCCTGATTATTTTTAATGATTCGAATTCGTAATTTAACTAACAAAATGGTAATGATAATAATTACCAAAGAAAAAATGATGATGTAATACCAATTTAAATAAAATGGCGGATTTATTGTGAATTTAACTAAACTTTGAATCGAAGTATTTCCTGTATTTTCATTAAAAATTTGTAATTCTACATTATACTCACCACGATTTAAATAACTTAAATTTATTTGATTTTCATTTACCAAATCAATCCAAGGTTCATTGGATTTTAATCGATATTTGAAATTTAATTTATCAGGATATTTTTCGCCATTTACGGTAAAAATTAAGGTGATGTTATTTTGCGTATTACTTAAAGACAATCCGTTTTGGATTTGACTTAATTCAGACGGCAACAATTTTTTGTTATTAATATAAATTGATGTAATTGTAGCCAAATTATTTGATTTGTCTGATTTTTTAAAGTACGAATTATCTAAAACAAAACAACCATTCGTAGTTAAAACGTAAATTTTATTACCATTAACAACAGCTTTACGACTGTTATAATTTGTAAATCCTTGTGTTTTATCAATAAAAAAATAACGTCCTTTATCAAAAACATTTATTCCTAAATTTGTTCCAACATACAACACACCATCAATTTCTTCAACAAAAGATGTAGTACTTCCTTTAATTTTTTTGTGCGAAATATGTTTGACTTTTTTTAATTTGTTTGTTTTGATTTCAAATTCATAAACATCATTAAAATCTGTAACTACAATTAAATTTCCGTTTGAACCAATAGTTATGGCTTTTAATTTAGGTTCTAAAAACTCTTTTGCATTTAAAAGTGATTTAAAAGTTCCAGATTTATATTCATATAATCCGCTTAAAGCCGAAGCAAAATAAACAGCATTTTCTGTTTTGGCAATACTAACAATTTCTGCAGGAACGTTACTATTTTTCCAATCATGAAAATACTGATAATTCATATTTTCAATCGAATCAAAAATTCGAATTCCGCCATACGGAACAACAGTTATCAATTTGTTTTTGAAAAAAGTAAAATGAAAAACATGAATCGGATAATATCCTAAAATTTCTCCAGTTAAAGATATTTTATAAATTCCAACATTTGAAGCAACCCAAATAAAATCGTTATAAATTTCTGAATGATAAAAAATGATTTTATCGCTCGAAATGTTATAATCAATAGGATAAAAGTGATTTTGAATTATGGTTTCTTTTCTAAATTTTTTATCGTTTTTGGATTGAAAAGTTTTAAATTTATTTAATGAAATTTGTTTAACTAATTTGTCATCAGAAACAATATTTAATCCGTTTTCATTGAATATAAATTCATTTTTATCGTGAAAACATAATGAATAGATATTTTCAAATTCATTTTGATGAAAAACGGGTGAATTTAAATTAATTTGGATTAAACCGTTATTTTGAGTTCCGATATACAAAAGCTCATTTTTTTTATCATGGCTTAAAGTTTTTAAATCTAAAAAGGGAATTTTTAAAGCAGGAATTCGATTTACAATTTTATCATTTTCTAATCGATAAAAACCACCATCACCATCATAAATTCCAGATGAAATAAAATACAATTGATTTTTATTTACAATAAATTCCCAAATGCTCGGAACTGGATATTCTTTTAAAATCTGAAAGGTATTTGGATTAACTACAATTAATTTTGATTCAAGGCCTAAATACAATAAATCTTCAAAAACAAAGGTTGAAAAAACTTTTTTAATATCACTAACCAGAGTTAATTTATCGGGTTCAATTAAGTAAATTCCATCATTTATGGTCGATGCATAAATTTTATCATTTATACTAAAAATACTTGTAATACTAAATTTATGATTGGAATTTGATTGAAAACTAGGATTTTTTACAGAAAAATCTTTTTTAGAAATAATTGAAATTCCGTTTGAAGTTCCAACATAAATAGCATCTTTAAATTCGTACAAAAACCGAGTAAAATTATCGACCAAACCTGTGTTTGTATTAATAAGTTTACTTCCGTTATGGTTCAAAAATAATAAACCTTGACCATAGCCAGCAATCCACATGTTTTTATTTTGGTCTTCAATAATATCAAAAATATTGTTGAACTTGTACTTTGTAGCTTCAGGAACAATTTCAAAAGAATTCATGTTTTTCTTTGATAAACCAGCCCGAGAACCAATCCAAAGGTTACCTGATGAATCTATATAAGTTTTCTGAACGTTATTAGAAAACAAACCATTATTTGCCGTTATTACTTTTGTATCGACATGTTGCCCAAAAATCAATTGGGATAAAAACACAAAAAAAATAATAACTTTTATTTTCATAAAAACATTTTGTCTATTTTTTCTTTATGAGAAGCCGAAACAGGAATAAAACCTTCATTTTCAAATATTTCGTGTTTTAAAACTAATCCATTTTTATCTTTATCAAAGAAATCGACATGTAACATATTGACAATAAATGAACGGTGTACCCGACTAAAAATTTCAGTTGGCAATCTATTTTCGATATCACGCAATGTTTTAGACAACAAATATTGATTATCTTTTAAATAAAGAGTCGAATAATTATTATCTGCTTTGCAATATAAAATATCGTCTAAATGTACTAACATTCGTTTGTTTTTAGAGGTGTTAATGAATTTAAAATATTTTTTATCCGTAGCTTTTAAATCAAAACGTTCAAAGATGGTTTTTAATTTTTCTTTATCAAAAGGTTTTAAAAGATAACCAAAACAACCAATTTCATTAATAGATTGTTCCATATATTGGGCGTATGCAGTTGTAAAAACAACTTCAAAAGTTTCTTTATTTACTTTTTTAAATAATTCAAAACCATTTTCTTCTGGCATTTCAATATCAAGAAAAACCAAATCCGGAAGATAATTTTCGATTGCTTCTACTCCACTCGAAACCGAATTACATAATATAATTTCGTGCTTATGATTTGGAAAAATTTTATCGATATACGTTTTTAAAAGTTCTCGTAGTTTTTTTTCGTCATCTATAATAACGATTGTCAAATTATTCATTACTTCAAATTATTAGTCAAAAAACAAGTTTTATAGATTATACAAATATAAAATCATTTGATTAATTACTATTTTTCTTTTTTACTTCTTTTAACGTCAATAAATTCATGGGATGAGTTGAAAATCCTGAGATGTTTTTGTGTGTAAATCGAATAACTTTATCATAAAACAAAACAATTACAGGAACTTCATCTTGAATAATTTTATCCATTTTCTCGTAGATTAATTTTCTCTTTTCTATATCAGTTTGTGTAAAAGATTCTTTGTACAATTTATCAAAATCATCATTTTTAAAATGCGTATAATTAGGTCCGTTTGGAGCAAAATTAGTACTTGAAAATAATGATAAATAATTCTCAGCATCAGGATAATCTGCAATCCAACTTCCTCTAAAAAACGGAACTTTACCGGTTGCCATACTTTGTCGTAATGTTGATGGCGGTGAAACATCAACTTGGACATCAATTCCAATTTTTTGCCATTCGCGTTGTAAATATTCCGAAATATCAACGTAAGTACTATTGGTTGTAAGCATTACTTTTGGCTTTGTTTTTTTATCTTTTATGTAATCCGTAACTAGCTGTTTTGCTTTTTCAATATCATAGGTAATTAAATTTGCATCATTATAACCTGCCAAACCTTCAGGAATAATTCCTTTAACTTTAGATGAACCCATTCCATTTCGCAAATAAACTAATAATTTATGACGGTCGAATCCAATATTCAAAGCTTGACGAATGCGTTTGTCTTTAACTACTTCATCAGTTCCATCCATTCGAAAACCTAAATATTCTGAATTTAAATATGGACCTGTTAATAAAGTAATCTGATTATCATATTTAGTTTGAAGCTCACCTTTTGAATTTAATAAATCGTCTTTATATGAAGGGTCCAAACCGTTTATAAAATCTAAATTTCCTTGTATAAACTGTAAAAAAGCACTTTGCTTATCTGGTAAAAAACTAATCGCAACAGCATCTAAATAAGGTAATTGAATTCCGTTTTCATCTTTTTCGAAATACAATGGATTTTTTCTCAGAACCAATTTGATATTTTCTTCCCAAATTTTGAATTGAAAAGGACCTGTTCCGATTGGATTGGTTCTAAATTCGATATTTGTATCTTCAATAATTTCTTTCGGTACAACCGACGCGTACTTCATTGAAAGTAATCCCAAAAATGCAGGAAAAGGTTTTTGCAAATGAATCTCTAAAACAGAATCGTTTACAGCTTTAAAATCATCAACATACTGAAAAATCCAAGCTCCAGGGGAAGCTAATTCTTCATTAATTAAACGTTTAAAACTATATTCAAAATCTTGAGCTACAACAAGTCGCGTACTGTCTTTTCCAAAATTGATGTGCTTATGAAAATAAACATCGTTACGTAAAACAAATTGATATGTTTTTCCATCCTCAGAAATTTGCCAACTTTTAGCTAAATCAGGTTTTACATTTAACTCATTATCTAACAAAACCAAGCTATTAAAAAGCTGGTTGCACGGCCAAATTATTGCTTGATTTCTAGAAAAAGCAGGATCTAAAGTTTGGATATTTGCACTTTCATTATATCTAAAAACAGTAAGCTCTTGATTCGAAGTTTGCTTTTTTGAACACGAATTCAATAAAAAAATGATACAAACTGTTGATATATAATAAAATAATGATTTCATGAAACCGATTTTTGTATGTAAATTTGTAAATTCCTTTTGTGATTAAAAAGGACAAAGTAAATATAATTCAAAATTACTACTAATAAGTAGGTAATTCATATGGAAAATAGAAAAAAAGTAGCTTTTTATACCTTAGGTTGTAAACTGAATTTCTCAGAAACTTCTACGATTGCAAGAAATTTTAATGATGAAGGTTTTGATCGTGTCGATTTTGAAGAAGTTGCAGATATTTATGTCATCAATACCTGTTCGGTAACTGATAACGCTGACAAACAGTTTAAACAGATCGTAAAAAAAGCATTAAAAATAAATGACAAAGCTTTTGTTGCTGCTGTTGGATGTTATGCACAATTAAAACCAGACGAGCTTGCTGCTGTTGACGGAGTTGATTTGGTTTTAGGAGCAACTGAAAAATTTAAAATTACCGACTACATAAATGACCTTTCAAAGAATGACATGGGCGAAGTTCATTCATGCGAAATCGAAGAAGCGGATTTTTATGTAGGAAGTTATTCGATTGGAGATCGAACACGTGCTTTCTTAAAGGTTCAAGATGGTTGCGATTATAAATGTACCTATTGTACGATTCCGTTAGCTCGTGGTATTTCTCGTTCGGATACGATGGAAAACGTGATGCAAAATGCTGCTGAAATTTCTGCTAAAGGAATTAAAGAAATTGTTTTAACAGGAGTTAATATTGGTGATTACGGTAAAGGTGAATTCGGAAATAAAAAACACGAACATACTTTTTTAGAGTTGGTTCAGGCTTTAGATACCGTAGATGGAATTGAGCGTTTACGAATTTCATCTATTGAACCAAACTTACTTAAAAACGAAACCATTGATTTTGTTTCAACAAGTAAAACTTTCGTTCCTCATTTTCATATTCCACTACAATCTGGAAGTAACGAAATTTTAAAGAAAATGAAACGTAGATATATGAGAGAATTATATCAAGATCGCGTTTCAAAAATTCGTGAAGTTATGCCAGATGCTTGTATCGGAGTTGATGTAATTGTTGGTTTTCCTGGTGAAACTGAAGAATTGTTCTTAGAAACTTATAATTTCTTAAATGATTTAGACATTTCTTATCTTCATGTTTTTACGTATTCAGAGAGAGACAATACGGAAGCTGTTGAATTTGATGGCGTCGTTCCGATGAATGTTAGAAGTAAAAGAAGTAAAATGTTACGTGGTTTATCTGTAAAAAAACGCAGACATTTCTATGAAAGTCAATTAAATACCAAACATACGGTTTTATTTGAAAGTGAAAACAAAGAAGGTTACATTCACGGGTTTACAGAAAATTACGTTAAAGTAAAAACACCTTGGAATCCTGAATTGGTAAATACACTTCACGAAATTCAATTAACAAAAATTGATGAAGATGGCATAGTTCGTTTTGATTTTATCAATGAACCTGTTTTTTCATAATTAAAAATATATAAATAAAAAACGTGTCTAATTATTTAGACACGTTTTTCGTTTTGGTTGTTTGGTTTTGGTTAATCTAGATTTTTATACCAGTAGCTAATAATTCTTTATAGCTAGGATTTTTCTTAAAAAATGTCACTATTTTAGAATTTACAGGAACGATACGCAATTTACGTTCTTCTGCTCCATCTAATATTAAGCTTATAAATTTTGATATTTTTTCTTCATCTTCACATCCATTTTCATGTAATTTGGTTAAAAATAATTTTCGTTCTTGTATAGAATACTCAATTACAATAAAATTTTCACCACAACGTGCCTCGAATTGTCTTAATAATTCATTATTTTTAAATTCCATAATTTCAATAAATGTTTTTAAAAAATTAATATTGTATTTTTTGGTTAGGAAAACACATGTTTATAAATAATTAGCTTAATTTTATATTTTAAATATAGATAATAAAAAAAAATATCACTTTTTATTTTATATCCACAAATAAAGCAATTATTTTTATATAATACAAATTAAAATTGTAATTTGACAAAGAAATGAACAAAATACCAGTATATTTCATGCCTGGTTTGGCCGCAAATCCTTTAATATTTGAAAAAATAAGACTCGATTCTAATCAATTTGAATGTTTTTACTTGGATTGGAAAGAACCAAATGAAAAAGAAACGCTAAAAGATTATACAAAAAGAATCATAAAAGAGATTAAACATCAAAATCCCGTTTTAATAGGTGTATCATTTGGAGGAATTATTGTTCAAGAAATTGCTAAACAAATAAGCGTCAAAAAAGTAATCATTATTTCGAGCGTAAAGGATCCTGCTGAATTTCCTGATAATTTTAGGCTTGCAAAGAAGATGAAATTGTATCATTTTTTTCCAACTCGATTTGTTGATTTTTTTCAAAATATTACAAAAAAAATAGTATCTTCAAAAAAAATTAAGGAACGAATTAAAATGTATGAAAAATATTTGACTGTTCGTTCTAAAAACTATTTAGACTGGGGAATTAAAAATGTTTTATTGTGGGAAAACCAAAATCCTATCAAAAACATTGTTCATATTCATGGTACAGAAGATCATATTTTTCCTAAAAAATATATTAAAAATGCTATTTTCTTACCAAAAGCTACGCATGTATTGATATTATTACAATCAAAATGGCTGAATAAACATCTTCCCGATTTAATACTGAATGAAAATTATGAAAAAGAATTGGATTAAAAAATCACTAACTGTAACAGGTATTATTGCAACTGGTATCTTATTTTCTCAATTTACAGGAGAAGGAACAAATTACACAAGTGTAGATGTAAAAAATCATGTGTATTTACCTAATAATATCAATTTTTGCGGAGAAAAAGTTCCTATGAAAATCATTGATGTAAAGGAAAGACTTGATCGTGAGATGACGGTCAATATCAATTTACATTCTGGAACAACCTTAATAATAAAGAGAGCTAACAGATATTTTCCTGAGATTGAACCTATTTTAAAAAAACACGGAATTCCAGATGATTTTAAATATTTAGCTGTCATAGAAAGTGGTTTAACAAATGCTACATCATCAGCTGGTGCGAAAGGTTTTTGGCAATTTATGCCCGAAACTGCTAAAGAGTATAATTTAGAAGTTTCTAATTCAATTGACGAAAGATATGACGTGGTTAAAGCTACAGAAGCAGCGTGTCAATATTTAAAAAAGGCTTACAATAAGTTTGGAAATTGGACGTTAGTAGCAGCTTCATATAATCGTGGAATGGGCGGCATTCAAAAATCTATAGACGCTCAAGGTGTTACAGATTATTATGATTTATTTTTGACAGATGAAACATCGAGATATGTTTTTAGAATTCTAGCACTTAAAGAAATTATGGAAAACTCTGGAAAATATGGTTTTCAACTTCCTAACGATGTTTTATATGACCCAATAAAGACAAAGAATTTACCGGTTTCAGAAAATATTCCCGATTTAGCAAAATATGCTCTCGATCAAGGGATAAATTATAAAATTTTAAAATT comes from Flavobacterium sp. I3-2 and encodes:
- a CDS encoding histidine kinase, with the translated sequence MKIKVIIFFVFLSQLIFGQHVDTKVITANNGLFSNNVQKTYIDSSGNLWIGSRAGLSKKNMNSFEIVPEATKYKFNNIFDIIEDQNKNMWIAGYGQGLLFLNHNGSKLINTNTGLVDNFTRFLYEFKDAIYVGTSNGISIISKKDFSVKNPSFQSNSNHKFSITSIFSINDKIYASTINDGIYLIEPDKLTLVSDIKKVFSTFVFEDLLYLGLESKLIVVNPNTFQILKEYPVPSIWEFIVNKNQLYFISSGIYDGDGGFYRLENDKIVNRIPALKIPFLDLKTLSHDKKNELLYIGTQNNGLIQINLNSPVFHQNEFENIYSLCFHDKNEFIFNENGLNIVSDDKLVKQISLNKFKTFQSKNDKKFRKETIIQNHFYPIDYNISSDKIIFYHSEIYNDFIWVASNVGIYKISLTGEILGYYPIHVFHFTFFKNKLITVVPYGGIRIFDSIENMNYQYFHDWKNSNVPAEIVSIAKTENAVYFASALSGLYEYKSGTFKSLLNAKEFLEPKLKAITIGSNGNLIVVTDFNDVYEFEIKTNKLKKVKHISHKKIKGSTTSFVEEIDGVLYVGTNLGINVFDKGRYFFIDKTQGFTNYNSRKAVVNGNKIYVLTTNGCFVLDNSYFKKSDKSNNLATITSIYINNKKLLPSELSQIQNGLSLSNTQNNITLIFTVNGEKYPDKLNFKYRLKSNEPWIDLVNENQINLSYLNRGEYNVELQIFNENTGNTSIQSLVKFTINPPFYLNWYYIIIFSLVIIIITILLVKLRIRIIKNNQEKETALIALKTEKEKKELLFDKQLAEVKLQALKSQMNSHFLFNVLSSIQYYIISNDMDNALYFLERFSSLIRTTLDFSDRKTVTLKQEIDYLAQYIEIENIRVENEIKFILDIDSEINLNLIQIEPLLLQPFIENSIVHAFPPNVVQPKIFIRMVKIENQIKITIEDNGVGYKEKKNQIHTSKGISIVKRRLDLTKMNLNEQISISSSENGTIVILFINL
- a CDS encoding LytR/AlgR family response regulator transcription factor, translating into MNNLTIVIIDDEKKLRELLKTYIDKIFPNHKHEIILCNSVSSGVEAIENYLPDLVFLDIEMPEENGFELFKKVNKETFEVVFTTAYAQYMEQSINEIGCFGYLLKPFDKEKLKTIFERFDLKATDKKYFKFINTSKNKRMLVHLDDILYCKADNNYSTLYLKDNQYLLSKTLRDIENRLPTEIFSRVHRSFIVNMLHVDFFDKDKNGLVLKHEIFENEGFIPVSASHKEKIDKMFL
- a CDS encoding ABC transporter substrate-binding protein; translated protein: MKSLFYYISTVCIIFLLNSCSKKQTSNQELTVFRYNESANIQTLDPAFSRNQAIIWPCNQLFNSLVLLDNELNVKPDLAKSWQISEDGKTYQFVLRNDVYFHKHINFGKDSTRLVVAQDFEYSFKRLINEELASPGAWIFQYVDDFKAVNDSVLEIHLQKPFPAFLGLLSMKYASVVPKEIIEDTNIEFRTNPIGTGPFQFKIWEENIKLVLRKNPLYFEKDENGIQLPYLDAVAISFLPDKQSAFLQFIQGNLDFINGLDPSYKDDLLNSKGELQTKYDNQITLLTGPYLNSEYLGFRMDGTDEVVKDKRIRQALNIGFDRHKLLVYLRNGMGSSKVKGIIPEGLAGYNDANLITYDIEKAKQLVTDYIKDKKTKPKVMLTTNSTYVDISEYLQREWQKIGIDVQVDVSPPSTLRQSMATGKVPFFRGSWIADYPDAENYLSLFSSTNFAPNGPNYTHFKNDDFDKLYKESFTQTDIEKRKLIYEKMDKIIQDEVPVIVLFYDKVIRFTHKNISGFSTHPMNLLTLKEVKKKNSN
- the mtaB gene encoding tRNA (N(6)-L-threonylcarbamoyladenosine(37)-C(2))-methylthiotransferase MtaB; this encodes MENRKKVAFYTLGCKLNFSETSTIARNFNDEGFDRVDFEEVADIYVINTCSVTDNADKQFKQIVKKALKINDKAFVAAVGCYAQLKPDELAAVDGVDLVLGATEKFKITDYINDLSKNDMGEVHSCEIEEADFYVGSYSIGDRTRAFLKVQDGCDYKCTYCTIPLARGISRSDTMENVMQNAAEISAKGIKEIVLTGVNIGDYGKGEFGNKKHEHTFLELVQALDTVDGIERLRISSIEPNLLKNETIDFVSTSKTFVPHFHIPLQSGSNEILKKMKRRYMRELYQDRVSKIREVMPDACIGVDVIVGFPGETEELFLETYNFLNDLDISYLHVFTYSERDNTEAVEFDGVVPMNVRSKRSKMLRGLSVKKRRHFYESQLNTKHTVLFESENKEGYIHGFTENYVKVKTPWNPELVNTLHEIQLTKIDEDGIVRFDFINEPVFS
- a CDS encoding GNAT family N-acetyltransferase: MEFKNNELLRQFEARCGENFIVIEYSIQERKLFLTKLHENGCEDEEKISKFISLILDGAEERKLRIVPVNSKIVTFFKKNPSYKELLATGIKI
- a CDS encoding alpha/beta fold hydrolase, which codes for MNKIPVYFMPGLAANPLIFEKIRLDSNQFECFYLDWKEPNEKETLKDYTKRIIKEIKHQNPVLIGVSFGGIIVQEIAKQISVKKVIIISSVKDPAEFPDNFRLAKKMKLYHFFPTRFVDFFQNITKKIVSSKKIKERIKMYEKYLTVRSKNYLDWGIKNVLLWENQNPIKNIVHIHGTEDHIFPKKYIKNAIFLPKATHVLILLQSKWLNKHLPDLILNENYEKELD
- a CDS encoding lytic transglycosylase domain-containing protein, which produces MKKNWIKKSLTVTGIIATGILFSQFTGEGTNYTSVDVKNHVYLPNNINFCGEKVPMKIIDVKERLDREMTVNINLHSGTTLIIKRANRYFPEIEPILKKHGIPDDFKYLAVIESGLTNATSSAGAKGFWQFMPETAKEYNLEVSNSIDERYDVVKATEAACQYLKKAYNKFGNWTLVAASYNRGMGGIQKSIDAQGVTDYYDLFLTDETSRYVFRILALKEIMENSGKYGFQLPNDVLYDPIKTKNLPVSENIPDLAKYALDQGINYKILKLHNPWMRDTSLTVTPGKTYVVQIPTEGYKR